One window of the Rhizobiaceae bacterium genome contains the following:
- a CDS encoding ABC transporter substrate-binding protein, with product MQRHFSLLRGTALVAAFLGTGGLLGAAELPKSPEVAETGKLAIANTLEYAPFEFIDENGKQVGINIELAEEAAKLLGAELEVTRIPFPSMIPGLAAGRFKVAWETFAATDDRLKQVDFVMFIKSGIVASTTADKAPQFQGENNLCGKRVGVIGGSVSDFIADRLSGECKEKGLAEIEKSVFPEGKDIIQAALSDRIDARLDDATASGYFEVTSKGQMVVVPGLYDVAPLGIAVPKGDTETAEMLRAALEELIKNGTYKTIMGKYGMTSAMIEEAYIVDSADKIRQ from the coding sequence ATGCAACGACATTTTTCGCTTCTGCGCGGCACCGCGCTGGTCGCGGCGTTTCTGGGCACCGGCGGACTGCTCGGCGCCGCGGAGCTCCCGAAATCGCCGGAAGTCGCCGAGACCGGCAAGCTCGCCATCGCCAACACGCTGGAATATGCGCCGTTCGAGTTCATCGATGAGAACGGCAAGCAGGTGGGCATCAACATCGAGCTCGCCGAGGAGGCCGCCAAGCTGCTCGGCGCGGAGCTTGAAGTGACGCGCATCCCCTTCCCGTCGATGATCCCGGGCCTCGCGGCCGGCCGCTTCAAGGTGGCCTGGGAGACGTTCGCGGCGACCGACGACCGGCTGAAGCAGGTCGATTTCGTCATGTTCATCAAGTCCGGCATCGTCGCCTCGACCACGGCCGACAAGGCGCCGCAGTTCCAGGGCGAGAACAATCTGTGCGGCAAGCGCGTCGGCGTCATCGGCGGCTCGGTTTCCGATTTCATCGCCGACCGGCTGAGTGGCGAGTGCAAGGAGAAAGGCCTCGCCGAAATCGAAAAGAGCGTGTTCCCCGAGGGCAAGGACATCATCCAGGCCGCCCTTTCCGACCGCATCGACGCCCGTCTCGACGACGCGACCGCGTCCGGATATTTCGAGGTCACCAGCAAGGGCCAGATGGTCGTGGTGCCCGGCCTCTACGACGTCGCCCCGCTCGGCATCGCGGTGCCGAAGGGCGACACGGAGACGGCGGAAATGCTGCGCGCCGCGCTCGAGGAGCTGATCAAGAACGGCACGTACAAGACGATCATGGGCAAGTACGGCATGACCAGCGCCATGATCGAGGAAGCCTACATCGTCGACAGCGCCGACAAGATCCGCCAATAG
- a CDS encoding ABC transporter permease, giving the protein MKGADGVEKTVWDRLFVALVTAIYIFLMFPIVLVVLLSFNSGEFLAFPLEGFSLRWFESLFSNSRFLDATLYSVRIAAISTLVNGVIGTLAAIYVARHAGRGRDRLRLVMTGPLLVPEILTAIALLFYFYEIGIGTEYSIGIQIGHIVVTFPYVFLNVSSALFNFDHSQEEAARSLGAGGWMTFRRVTLPAIKPGIITGCLFAFVISFDIFNISLLLKSVGNNTLPLELFDYLRFNFDPTAAAIASLSIFLTFAAILAIDRTVGLRSLRF; this is encoded by the coding sequence ATGAAAGGTGCGGACGGCGTCGAAAAAACCGTCTGGGACCGGCTGTTCGTCGCGCTGGTGACCGCGATCTACATCTTCCTGATGTTCCCGATCGTGCTGGTGGTGCTGCTCTCGTTCAATTCCGGCGAGTTCCTGGCCTTCCCGCTGGAAGGCTTCTCGCTGCGCTGGTTCGAGTCGCTGTTCTCCAACAGCCGCTTCCTCGACGCCACCCTCTATTCGGTGCGCATCGCCGCCATCTCAACGCTGGTCAACGGCGTCATCGGCACGCTCGCGGCCATCTACGTCGCCCGCCATGCGGGACGGGGACGCGACCGGCTGAGGCTGGTGATGACAGGCCCGCTGCTGGTGCCGGAGATCCTGACGGCGATCGCGCTGCTCTTCTATTTCTACGAGATCGGCATCGGCACGGAATACTCGATCGGCATCCAGATCGGCCACATCGTGGTCACCTTCCCCTATGTGTTCCTCAACGTCTCGTCGGCGCTGTTCAATTTCGATCATTCGCAGGAGGAAGCCGCGCGCAGCCTCGGCGCGGGCGGATGGATGACCTTCCGGCGCGTGACGCTGCCGGCGATCAAGCCGGGCATCATCACCGGCTGCCTGTTCGCCTTCGTCATCTCCTTCGACATCTTCAACATATCGCTGCTCCTGAAGTCGGTCGGCAACAACACGCTCCCGCTCGAACTGTTCGACTATCTGCGCTTCAACTTCGACCCCACCGCAGCCGCGATCGCCTCGCTCAGCATATTTCTGACTTTCGCGGCTATCCTGGCCATAGACCGCACGGTAGGATTGCGGTCGCTGCGCTTTTGA
- a CDS encoding ABC transporter permease translates to MSAVEAAPRASVRPPGVGRFGPAWMLVPALVLLIGFFALPYITIITMSLREASTRAVYGDGFTVAHYATALGDPYIWGILGKTLLIGAIVTVLTLLLGYLVAYHLARSRSRWTSLLYIFVLSPLLVGLVVRTFAWMIILSNNGVANKTLMTLGVIGFPLQLMNNSLGVTIALTHVFLPFIILPLLGNLQAISPDLAMASRSLGASRMRTFLKVTLPLSLPGIQAGTILVFVLSISAYVTPAMLGGTGGRTMSVLVVQYLVDNFRWPAGAALAIIMAGVAVLVVGLYLRLTARAMRRLP, encoded by the coding sequence ATGAGCGCGGTCGAAGCCGCCCCGCGCGCAAGCGTCCGCCCGCCGGGCGTCGGCCGGTTCGGTCCCGCCTGGATGCTGGTGCCGGCGCTGGTGCTGCTGATCGGCTTCTTCGCCCTGCCCTACATCACCATCATCACCATGAGCCTGCGCGAGGCCTCGACCCGCGCGGTCTATGGCGACGGCTTCACCGTGGCGCACTACGCTACCGCGCTCGGCGATCCCTATATCTGGGGAATCCTCGGAAAGACGCTGCTGATCGGCGCGATCGTCACGGTGCTGACGCTCCTGCTCGGCTACCTGGTGGCCTATCACCTCGCAAGGTCGCGCTCCCGCTGGACGAGCCTGCTCTACATCTTCGTGCTCTCGCCGCTGCTGGTCGGGCTGGTGGTGCGCACCTTCGCCTGGATGATCATCCTCTCCAACAACGGCGTCGCCAACAAGACATTGATGACGCTCGGCGTGATCGGCTTTCCGCTCCAGCTCATGAACAATTCGCTCGGCGTGACGATCGCGCTGACGCACGTCTTCCTGCCCTTCATCATCCTGCCGCTGCTGGGCAACCTCCAGGCGATCAGTCCGGATCTCGCCATGGCGTCGCGCTCGCTTGGCGCATCGCGCATGCGCACCTTCCTGAAGGTGACCCTGCCGCTTAGCCTGCCCGGCATCCAGGCCGGCACGATCCTCGTCTTCGTGCTGTCGATCAGCGCGTATGTGACGCCCGCCATGCTCGGCGGCACGGGCGGGCGCACCATGTCGGTGCTGGTGGTGCAGTATCTGGTCGACAATTTCCGCTGGCCGGCGGGCGCCGCGCTCGCCATCATCATGGCCGGCGTGGCCGTTCTCGTCGTCGGGCTTTATCTCAGGCTGACGGCGCGCGCGATGCGGAGGCTGCCATGA
- a CDS encoding ABC transporter ATP-binding protein: MTALTIDRINKQYGSLHILKDISVPIAQGEFVSLLGPSGCGKTTTLRCVAGFERPDSGRILFGEKDMTRALPEQRDVGMVFQSYALFPHMTVAENLGFGLEVRKVSPAERKRRIGDVLAMVRLQGYEQRFPRELSGGQQQRVALARALVIEPSVLLLDEPLANLDATLRDEMRFFIRELQQRVGITSIYVTHDQSEAMVMSDKIVVMNAGVISQFGTPRDIYERPASQAVAGFIGRSNTLSGKIAEVLGADAYKVETSGGTIGAHGPAGLTKGADVSVMIRPENIRTRRQGEPAAASPDENVLAGSVASAIYQGNATQLKVRLASGGDMTVDVSGRNPLPVGEQVALGFAARDAWLLAA, encoded by the coding sequence ATGACTGCACTGACCATCGATCGTATCAACAAACAGTATGGCAGCCTGCACATATTGAAGGACATTTCCGTCCCGATCGCCCAGGGAGAGTTCGTTTCCCTCCTGGGGCCGAGCGGTTGCGGCAAGACCACCACGCTTCGGTGCGTGGCGGGTTTCGAACGGCCCGACAGCGGCCGCATCCTTTTCGGCGAGAAGGACATGACGCGCGCCCTGCCCGAGCAGCGCGACGTCGGCATGGTGTTCCAGTCCTACGCCCTGTTCCCGCATATGACGGTGGCGGAAAATCTCGGCTTCGGCCTCGAGGTGCGCAAGGTCTCGCCGGCCGAGCGCAAGCGCCGCATCGGGGACGTCCTTGCCATGGTGCGGCTGCAGGGCTACGAGCAGCGCTTTCCGCGCGAGCTTTCGGGTGGCCAGCAGCAGCGCGTGGCGCTCGCCCGCGCGCTGGTCATCGAGCCCTCGGTGCTGCTGCTCGACGAGCCTTTGGCCAATCTCGACGCTACATTACGTGACGAGATGCGCTTCTTCATCCGCGAGCTTCAGCAGCGCGTCGGCATCACCAGCATCTACGTCACCCACGACCAGTCGGAAGCGATGGTCATGTCCGACAAGATCGTGGTGATGAATGCCGGCGTGATCTCGCAGTTCGGGACGCCGCGCGACATATACGAGCGACCGGCGTCGCAGGCGGTGGCGGGCTTCATCGGCCGGTCGAACACGCTCTCCGGCAAGATCGCGGAGGTTCTGGGCGCGGACGCCTACAAGGTCGAGACCAGCGGCGGAACGATCGGCGCGCACGGTCCGGCGGGTCTGACAAAGGGCGCCGACGTCAGCGTGATGATCCGCCCCGAGAACATCCGCACCCGCAGGCAGGGCGAGCCGGCAGCCGCCTCGCCGGACGAGAACGTGCTCGCGGGCTCGGTGGCCAGCGCCATCTACCAGGGCAATGCGACGCAGCTGAAGGTGCGGCTGGCGAGCGGCGGCGACATGACGGTCGATGTCAGCGGACGCAATCCGCTGCCGGTCGGCGAACAGGTCGCGCTGGGCTTCGCGGCGCGCGACGCGTGGCTGCTCGCCGCATGA
- a CDS encoding extracellular solute-binding protein: MKLTRREFAVAATAAFASMGLPRLASARSPLVVPTYGGLWAKFWEEKLLPGLKEATDVEPQLDVGLGKDFVSKIRAGGDRSPYSIFMGNENIAAILRAEGFFEPFDVSKLPNAANVYPQFVNKDTNGIRSIISPIGLAYRTDMVKTPPTSWHDLWENPEFKGRTGLYQIGNTGAVVFLRLVGELFGSGPDDFDTAFAKIKELLPFSQASWSGELSTALMRGDAIVAPVDWTEIMVLQDKGAPVDIVAPKEGVLAFEQSFNLVRTGAEKDAAHAYLNYVLDANVQRDMAKAFYTSPCNKASELDDEIRKRTPIVGDRMSEIRSYNWDSYVDKAADIADRWNREMA, translated from the coding sequence ATGAAGCTGACAAGGCGTGAATTCGCCGTCGCAGCGACGGCCGCGTTTGCCTCGATGGGCCTGCCGCGCCTGGCCTCGGCGCGGTCTCCGCTGGTCGTCCCGACCTATGGCGGTCTTTGGGCGAAGTTCTGGGAAGAAAAGCTGCTGCCGGGCCTGAAAGAGGCCACGGATGTCGAGCCGCAGCTCGATGTCGGCCTCGGCAAGGATTTCGTGTCGAAGATCCGCGCCGGCGGCGACCGCTCGCCCTACAGCATCTTCATGGGCAACGAGAACATCGCCGCCATCCTGCGCGCCGAAGGCTTCTTCGAGCCGTTCGACGTGTCGAAGCTGCCGAACGCCGCGAATGTCTATCCGCAATTCGTCAACAAGGACACCAACGGCATCCGCTCCATCATCTCCCCGATCGGGCTGGCCTACCGGACCGACATGGTCAAGACGCCGCCGACGTCCTGGCACGACCTCTGGGAGAACCCCGAATTCAAGGGCCGGACCGGCCTTTACCAGATCGGCAACACCGGCGCCGTCGTCTTCCTGCGCCTCGTCGGCGAGCTGTTCGGCAGCGGCCCGGACGATTTCGATACGGCCTTCGCCAAGATCAAGGAGCTTCTGCCCTTCTCGCAGGCATCGTGGAGCGGCGAGCTGTCGACGGCGCTGATGCGGGGCGACGCCATCGTCGCGCCGGTCGACTGGACCGAGATCATGGTGCTGCAGGACAAGGGGGCGCCGGTCGACATCGTCGCGCCGAAGGAAGGCGTTCTGGCCTTCGAGCAGTCCTTCAACCTGGTCAGGACGGGTGCGGAGAAGGACGCCGCCCACGCCTATCTCAACTATGTGCTCGACGCCAACGTGCAGCGCGACATGGCGAAGGCCTTCTACACCTCGCCCTGCAACAAGGCGTCGGAGCTGGACGACGAGATCCGCAAGCGGACGCCGATCGTCGGCGACCGCATGTCGGAGATCAGGAGCTATAACTGGGACAGCTACGTCGACAAGGCCGCCGACATCGCCGACCGCTGGAACCGCGAGATGGCGTGA
- a CDS encoding FadR family transcriptional regulator has product MRRREEVIPEIQATRSLAHQIATALQQEIVQGTLSVAERLPSETEIARRFNVSQPTVREALKILAAKKLVRSKRGPNGGVFVNAPSLTTASQMLQEMTTWFVGLGVFGLSEIVEARLFLGRTCVQLAAERATEEDLATIEATLEAFERADISDEEFCRLDVAFHHAIAQATGNNELRFIMLVVNDSLIPATNMISFRFRERGRVVALHADILEALRAGDSTAATAAFEELIAYQSSVYEKALAARQIDAAGKQESL; this is encoded by the coding sequence ATGAGACGGAGGGAGGAGGTCATACCGGAGATTCAGGCGACGCGGAGCCTCGCGCACCAGATCGCGACGGCGCTGCAGCAGGAGATCGTGCAGGGAACGCTGAGCGTTGCCGAGCGCCTGCCCTCGGAGACCGAGATCGCGAGGCGCTTCAACGTCTCGCAGCCGACGGTTCGCGAGGCGCTCAAGATTCTCGCCGCCAAGAAGCTGGTGCGGTCCAAGCGCGGTCCGAACGGGGGCGTCTTCGTCAACGCGCCGTCGCTGACGACGGCCAGCCAGATGCTGCAGGAAATGACGACATGGTTCGTCGGGCTCGGCGTCTTCGGGCTCAGCGAGATCGTGGAGGCCCGCCTTTTCCTCGGCCGCACCTGCGTGCAGCTCGCGGCGGAGCGCGCCACCGAGGAGGATCTCGCGACCATAGAGGCGACGCTCGAGGCCTTCGAGCGCGCGGACATTTCGGACGAGGAATTCTGCCGGCTGGACGTGGCTTTCCACCACGCCATCGCGCAGGCCACCGGCAACAACGAGTTGCGTTTCATCATGCTGGTGGTCAACGACTCGCTCATCCCCGCCACCAACATGATCTCCTTCCGCTTCCGCGAGCGCGGCCGCGTCGTCGCCCTGCACGCCGACATACTCGAGGCGTTGCGGGCCGGCGATTCCACGGCGGCGACGGCGGCGTTCGAGGAACTCATCGCGTATCAGTCGAGCGTCTACGAGAAGGCGCTGGCGGCCCGGCAGATCGACGCCGCCGGCAAGCAGGAGAGCCTGTGA
- a CDS encoding AMP-binding protein codes for MTRIFADGLALIEERQADGRVIYRNSVPLPDGLPDIFARLCHWAGTSPDRVLLSEPAGEDRRHITYREAVPRALALKGLLVSRFDLRKGDCVATLLPAGIDALLLKLACLAGGFVHATLPPFPFRDGVHDDATKPFLLAAKPRLIVAPDRHPAITGMGALAVSELAADGDADETGGASSDDWAAIFFTSGSTGAPKGVPITRGMISSNQAAIVAMWPFLGEEPPVLVDWLPWHHVFGGLDNIFKMIWNGGTLHVDAAPSPGAMDATVRLIEKVSPTLHIAVPLGLRLLLDRLEDDDNAARAFTRRLRAIFFAGAGIDAALWRRLAAFRDGYGDFQILSGYGATEAASTICLSPAPLERPGELGYPLPGHTIALADVDGRRELRVAGPNVAPCYLIEGNTVPLPTDEHGFYRTGDAAVMRRRSDGVEVFAFDGRLAEDFKLSSGVKVRTGPLRAGLLAHCAPLLDDIVIAGENRDRLVALAFASAAGKAQPDLAAALAALLGSWNAANGGASTAIARFDLASAPPDRGRGELSDKGQIVQSRYLRNHAGIFEALQAGGGQAPGA; via the coding sequence GTGACGCGGATATTCGCCGACGGTCTGGCGCTGATCGAGGAGCGGCAGGCCGATGGCCGCGTCATCTACCGCAATTCGGTCCCTCTGCCGGACGGTCTGCCCGATATCTTTGCGCGCCTGTGTCATTGGGCCGGGACGTCCCCGGACAGGGTGCTGCTCTCCGAACCCGCCGGCGAAGACCGGCGTCACATCACCTATCGCGAGGCGGTTCCGCGCGCCCTCGCCCTGAAAGGGTTGCTGGTTTCGCGGTTCGACCTGCGCAAGGGCGACTGCGTGGCGACGCTGCTGCCCGCCGGCATCGACGCGCTGCTGCTGAAGCTCGCCTGCCTCGCCGGCGGATTCGTCCATGCGACGCTGCCGCCTTTCCCGTTCCGTGACGGCGTGCATGACGACGCCACGAAGCCGTTCCTGCTGGCCGCGAAGCCCAGGCTGATCGTCGCGCCCGACAGGCATCCTGCAATCACCGGCATGGGCGCGCTCGCGGTCTCCGAACTGGCCGCCGATGGCGATGCGGACGAGACTGGAGGCGCCAGCTCCGACGATTGGGCGGCTATCTTCTTCACCTCCGGCAGCACCGGCGCGCCGAAGGGCGTGCCCATCACGCGCGGCATGATCTCGTCCAATCAGGCGGCGATCGTCGCCATGTGGCCGTTCCTTGGCGAGGAGCCGCCGGTTCTGGTCGACTGGCTGCCATGGCATCATGTCTTCGGCGGCCTCGACAACATCTTCAAGATGATCTGGAACGGCGGCACGCTGCATGTCGACGCCGCGCCGAGCCCCGGCGCCATGGACGCCACCGTGCGGCTGATCGAAAAGGTCTCGCCCACGCTGCACATCGCCGTGCCGCTCGGCTTGCGCCTGCTGCTCGACCGGCTGGAAGACGACGACAACGCAGCCCGTGCCTTCACGCGCAGGCTGCGGGCGATCTTCTTTGCCGGCGCGGGCATCGACGCAGCGCTGTGGCGGCGGCTCGCGGCCTTTCGCGATGGCTATGGCGATTTCCAGATCCTTTCCGGCTATGGCGCGACGGAGGCGGCCTCGACCATCTGCCTGTCCCCCGCGCCGCTGGAGCGGCCCGGCGAGCTCGGCTATCCCCTGCCGGGCCATACGATAGCCCTTGCTGATGTCGACGGGCGGCGCGAACTGCGCGTCGCCGGGCCGAATGTCGCGCCCTGCTATCTCATCGAGGGAAACACCGTCCCGCTTCCGACGGATGAGCACGGCTTCTACCGGACGGGAGACGCGGCCGTGATGCGCCGGCGCTCGGACGGTGTCGAGGTCTTCGCCTTCGACGGCAGGCTGGCCGAGGATTTCAAGCTGTCGAGCGGCGTCAAGGTGCGCACCGGCCCCCTGCGTGCCGGTCTTCTGGCGCATTGCGCGCCGCTGCTCGACGACATCGTCATCGCCGGGGAAAACCGCGACCGGCTCGTGGCGCTGGCATTTGCCTCGGCGGCTGGGAAGGCACAGCCGGACCTTGCCGCCGCACTCGCCGCGCTTCTTGGAAGCTGGAACGCCGCGAATGGCGGCGCTTCGACCGCCATCGCCCGGTTCGATCTCGCGTCGGCCCCGCCTGACCGCGGCCGGGGCGAACTTTCCGACAAGGGGCAGATCGTGCAGTCGCGCTATTTGCGCAACCACGCCGGGATTTTCGAGGCGTTGCAGGCGGGCGGCGGTCAGGCGCCCGGAGCATGA
- a CDS encoding enoyl-CoA hydratase/isomerase family protein, producing MSDTVLWHKDEQDAFVTLTLNRPDKMNAMNQELGDALEAAVRRAVKDPDVRAVIITGAGRAFTSGFDLGGEDFEMDAEGWREDIGANMRRMQVLRDAPLPIIAAVNGYALAGGLELMMCCDMVIAAEDALFGEPEVRHVSAPPTLMLPWTVPMIHARHLMYTGDLIDGREAERIHLVNKAVPRDRLKAESEKLARKCARMPGAAIKFAKAALNHQQQTAGLDSSWTYNRETTAILHASEEGRYWMRLLKEHSLKEFLAIREKPFRDLD from the coding sequence ATGAGCGATACCGTACTCTGGCACAAGGACGAACAGGACGCCTTCGTCACCCTGACGCTCAACCGTCCCGACAAGATGAACGCCATGAACCAGGAGCTCGGCGACGCGCTGGAAGCGGCGGTCAGGCGGGCGGTGAAGGACCCGGACGTGCGCGCCGTCATCATCACCGGCGCTGGCCGCGCCTTCACCTCCGGCTTCGACCTCGGCGGCGAGGATTTCGAGATGGACGCGGAAGGCTGGCGCGAGGACATCGGCGCCAATATGCGCCGCATGCAGGTGCTGCGCGACGCGCCGCTGCCGATCATCGCCGCCGTCAACGGCTACGCGCTGGCCGGCGGGCTCGAGCTGATGATGTGCTGCGACATGGTGATCGCGGCCGAGGACGCCCTGTTCGGCGAGCCCGAGGTGCGCCACGTCTCGGCCCCGCCGACGCTGATGCTGCCCTGGACCGTGCCGATGATCCATGCGCGCCATCTCATGTACACGGGCGACCTGATCGACGGGCGCGAGGCCGAGCGCATCCACCTCGTCAACAAGGCGGTGCCGCGCGACCGGCTCAAGGCGGAGAGCGAGAAGCTGGCCCGCAAATGCGCCCGCATGCCGGGCGCGGCGATCAAGTTCGCCAAGGCCGCGCTCAATCACCAGCAGCAGACGGCGGGGCTCGACAGTTCGTGGACCTACAACCGCGAGACGACCGCGATCCTGCACGCCTCGGAAGAAGGGCGCTACTGGATGCGGCTGCTCAAGGAGCATTCGCTGAAGGAATTCCTGGCGATCCGCGAGAAGCCGTTCCGCGACCTCGACTGA
- a CDS encoding oxidoreductase: MLEDVDGKPRAAFKQISTSDLPDHDVLVEIGYSSLNYKDGLAVSGKGRIARRLPMVAGIDLAGTVVESRSPAWKQGDKVIVNGWGLSETEWGAYTRFQRLKPEWLIRLPEAFSMEQAMAIGTAGYTAALCVNALEDWGMIQPGKGEVLVTGAAGGVGSTAVSLLSSKGYIVVASTGRPETHDYLSGLGASAFIDRAELSGDVRPLQKERWSGAVDSVGSNTLANVLAQTVYGGAVVACGLAGGANLPGTVMPHILRSVTLIGVDSVFAPQAKRDRAWKTLAEHLDREKLAAMTEVHRLSELPELAGKIVAGAVRGRVVIEIA; this comes from the coding sequence ATGCTGGAGGATGTGGACGGCAAGCCCAGGGCGGCGTTCAAGCAGATCTCCACATCGGACCTGCCCGATCACGACGTGCTGGTAGAGATCGGCTATTCCAGCCTCAACTACAAGGACGGCCTCGCCGTTTCCGGCAAGGGCCGCATCGCGCGCCGCCTGCCCATGGTGGCGGGCATCGATCTCGCCGGCACAGTGGTGGAATCGCGCTCGCCCGCGTGGAAGCAGGGCGACAAGGTGATCGTCAACGGCTGGGGCCTTTCGGAGACCGAATGGGGCGCTTACACCCGCTTCCAGCGGCTGAAGCCGGAATGGCTGATCCGTCTGCCGGAAGCCTTCAGCATGGAGCAGGCCATGGCCATCGGCACCGCCGGCTACACGGCGGCGCTCTGCGTGAACGCGCTCGAGGACTGGGGCATGATCCAGCCCGGCAAGGGCGAGGTTCTGGTGACGGGCGCGGCCGGCGGCGTCGGCTCCACGGCGGTCAGCCTGCTGTCGTCGAAGGGCTACATCGTGGTGGCGTCCACCGGCCGCCCCGAGACGCACGATTACCTCAGCGGCCTCGGCGCTTCCGCCTTCATCGACCGCGCCGAACTTTCCGGCGACGTCAGGCCGCTGCAGAAGGAACGCTGGAGCGGCGCGGTGGATTCGGTCGGCTCCAACACGCTCGCCAATGTGCTGGCGCAGACCGTCTATGGCGGCGCGGTGGTGGCCTGCGGACTGGCGGGCGGCGCCAACCTGCCGGGCACGGTGATGCCGCACATATTGCGGTCCGTGACGCTTATCGGCGTCGATTCCGTCTTCGCCCCGCAGGCCAAGCGCGACCGTGCATGGAAGACGCTGGCCGAACATCTCGACCGCGAGAAGCTGGCGGCGATGACCGAAGTGCACAGGCTGAGCGAGTTGCCGGAACTCGCCGGCAAGATCGTGGCTGGCGCCGTGCGCGGCCGCGTCGTCATAGAGATCGCCTGA
- a CDS encoding FadR family transcriptional regulator yields the protein MPIEYEDVVRTGVARQVADKIRSAILDGRLQIDERLPTEEELAKSFGISRPTIREALKRLAAQNLIRSQRGPAGGTFVKRPDPEGLSSAITGAATLLVGMGAFDIDEIIGARLETEAICCRLACERRSGEDLAAMRAEIALQRSASLTDEEFCASDVRFHRGLVTAAGNGPLSLMMYTVVEAFMPITNMIVSQVRERGTVAGFHERLADAVEARDGAGAVGVLSELLSYVRDSYAVSLKRRAEREAARAKRG from the coding sequence ATGCCGATCGAATATGAAGACGTTGTGCGCACGGGGGTCGCCAGACAGGTCGCGGACAAGATCCGCTCCGCCATCCTGGACGGCCGTCTGCAGATCGACGAGCGCCTGCCGACCGAGGAGGAACTGGCGAAGAGCTTCGGCATTTCGCGGCCGACCATCCGCGAGGCGCTGAAGCGGCTCGCGGCGCAGAACCTGATCCGCTCGCAGCGCGGTCCCGCCGGCGGCACCTTCGTCAAGCGTCCCGATCCGGAAGGACTCTCCTCGGCGATAACCGGCGCGGCGACGCTGCTCGTCGGCATGGGCGCGTTCGACATCGACGAGATCATCGGCGCGCGGCTGGAGACTGAGGCCATATGCTGCCGGCTGGCCTGCGAGCGCCGCAGCGGCGAAGACCTCGCGGCCATGCGCGCCGAGATCGCGCTCCAGCGCTCGGCCTCGCTGACCGACGAGGAGTTCTGCGCGTCCGACGTGCGCTTTCATCGCGGGCTGGTGACGGCGGCCGGCAACGGCCCCCTGAGCCTGATGATGTACACGGTGGTCGAGGCCTTCATGCCGATCACCAATATGATCGTGTCGCAGGTGCGCGAGCGCGGCACCGTCGCCGGATTCCACGAGAGGCTGGCAGACGCGGTCGAGGCGCGTGATGGAGCCGGCGCCGTCGGCGTGCTTTCCGAACTGCTCAGCTATGTGCGCGACAGCTATGCCGTCAGCCTGAAGCGGCGCGCCGAACGCGAGGCGGCCCGCGCCAAACGCGGCTAG